One segment of Pleomorphomonas sp. PLEO DNA contains the following:
- a CDS encoding LysR family transcriptional regulator gives MRTDQETALLAAVVRHGSLSAAARYLGLSVSVVADRLASLERRLGVRLIARTTRRQSLTDAGKLYLAEMEPILAAIDAVEARVRDLSSVPQGTLRISAPLPVGRQWIAPFVGEFAIRYPDIRLQLLLEDRYVDIVGEGFDIAIRGGPAVESEFAGRLLFSTRRVVVASPGYLAAHGVPERPEDLAAHACLGFNRGGQFHADWRFGRGDAAKIVRVSTRLATANSELPVVWAAAGLGLTQKSLWEVQRHLDDGSLVTVLDAFEPDPASFFAIHPVSRAQSRLLSLFVGELSAYLREHLAT, from the coding sequence ATGCGAACGGACCAGGAAACGGCATTGCTTGCCGCAGTCGTACGGCACGGCAGCCTTTCGGCTGCGGCCCGATATCTCGGTCTGTCAGTTTCCGTGGTGGCCGACCGCTTGGCCAGCCTTGAGCGGCGGCTCGGCGTACGACTGATCGCCCGTACCACCCGCCGCCAGTCGCTGACCGACGCCGGCAAGCTCTACCTCGCAGAGATGGAGCCAATCCTCGCGGCCATCGACGCCGTCGAGGCGCGCGTCCGCGACCTATCGTCGGTGCCGCAGGGTACACTTCGGATCTCCGCTCCGCTGCCCGTCGGCCGCCAGTGGATCGCCCCGTTCGTGGGGGAATTCGCCATTCGCTATCCGGACATCCGGCTTCAGCTTCTGCTCGAAGACCGCTACGTCGATATCGTCGGCGAGGGATTCGACATCGCCATCCGCGGCGGCCCCGCCGTGGAGTCGGAATTCGCCGGCCGCCTGCTGTTCTCCACACGACGCGTCGTCGTCGCCAGTCCGGGCTATCTGGCAGCGCACGGCGTACCGGAGCGCCCCGAGGACCTGGCCGCGCATGCCTGCCTCGGATTCAACCGTGGTGGCCAGTTCCACGCGGACTGGCGGTTTGGCCGTGGTGACGCGGCAAAGATCGTCAGGGTATCGACACGACTGGCAACGGCCAATTCCGAATTACCGGTGGTCTGGGCAGCGGCCGGGCTGGGGCTGACGCAGAAATCGCTCTGGGAGGTGCAACGACATCTCGACGACGGCAGCCTCGTCACCGTGCTCGATGCTTTCGAACCGGACCCGGCATCCTTCTTCGCCATCCACCCGGTCAGCCGGGCTCAATCCCGCCTGTTGTCCCTATTTGTCGGGGAACTGTCCGCCTATTTGCGAGAGCACCTTGCAACGTAA
- a CDS encoding MFS transporter, protein MSIAAKSFPFSAATIAEFALAIGSFAIGTGEFAAMGFLPDVAAAWQVSMPKAGWIISAYALGVVVGAPLIAVLGARLSRLRLLLVLMGLFAVGNLASALAPSFAGLVALRFITALPHGAYFGVAALVAAGMAPPDGRARAIGRVMLGLTVATLVGTPVATWAGQTLGWRTAFGVVGALGLLTVVLVSLCVPRDQPKPGASPLRELGALREPQVWLTLAIGATGFGGMFAVFSYITPTLIEVSGIPESVVPFVLCVFGAGMIVGNIVGPKLADRALLPTIAGLLAWNVLVLALFTVAARQHVTAVVGVFLIGTGFAVVPTLQTRLMDVGKDAQTLAAALNHSAFNIANALGAWLGGMAIAAGFGWTSTGWVGVLLGLVGSAVFALSMLIERKAVRGQRRAL, encoded by the coding sequence ATGAGCATCGCCGCCAAGTCCTTTCCCTTCAGTGCCGCCACGATTGCCGAATTTGCGTTGGCGATCGGCAGTTTTGCCATCGGCACTGGCGAGTTCGCCGCCATGGGCTTTCTTCCCGACGTCGCCGCCGCCTGGCAGGTCAGCATGCCCAAGGCTGGCTGGATTATCAGCGCCTACGCCCTCGGCGTGGTGGTCGGGGCGCCGCTGATCGCCGTCCTTGGCGCTCGACTGTCGCGGCTTCGATTGTTGCTGGTGCTGATGGGCCTTTTCGCCGTGGGAAATCTCGCCAGTGCGCTGGCGCCAAGCTTTGCCGGCTTGGTGGCGCTGCGCTTCATCACCGCCCTGCCGCATGGTGCCTATTTCGGAGTCGCGGCGCTGGTGGCCGCTGGCATGGCGCCGCCGGACGGGCGTGCTCGCGCCATCGGCCGTGTCATGCTTGGCTTGACGGTGGCGACGCTGGTTGGAACCCCGGTTGCCACCTGGGCCGGGCAGACGCTCGGTTGGCGCACGGCCTTCGGGGTGGTTGGGGCGCTAGGCTTGTTGACCGTGGTGCTGGTCTCCCTCTGCGTGCCGCGCGACCAGCCGAAGCCCGGTGCCAGCCCGCTCAGGGAGTTAGGCGCATTACGCGAGCCGCAGGTCTGGCTGACGCTGGCCATTGGCGCCACAGGTTTTGGCGGCATGTTTGCCGTTTTCAGCTATATCACGCCGACTTTGATCGAGGTGTCGGGCATTCCGGAAAGCGTTGTGCCCTTCGTCCTTTGCGTGTTCGGCGCCGGCATGATCGTCGGCAACATCGTCGGGCCGAAACTGGCCGACCGGGCGCTGCTGCCGACCATCGCAGGTTTGCTCGCGTGGAACGTTCTGGTACTGGCGCTGTTCACCGTGGCAGCGCGCCAACACGTAACGGCGGTGGTCGGCGTCTTCCTCATCGGCACCGGCTTTGCGGTGGTGCCGACGCTACAGACCCGTCTGATGGATGTTGGCAAAGACGCGCAAACGCTGGCCGCTGCCCTCAATCACTCGGCTTTCAACATCGCCAACGCGCTCGGCGCCTGGCTGGGCGGCATGGCGATCGCCGCTGGTTTCGGCTGGACGTCTACCGGTTGGGTTGGCGTGCTGCTCGGCCTCGTCGGCTCGGCCGTGTTTGCGCTGTCGATGCTGATCGAGCGGAAAGCTGTCAGAGGTCAGAGGCGCGCCCTCTGA
- a CDS encoding helix-turn-helix domain-containing protein translates to MPNNVAETPFFDPSPVSYIIDPSWPLLIRSQTLVANRIVRPHTHPRGQYAWARKGVLRIVSDHSVWIVPPTHAVWIPGGTRHQVASETRAEVRHVFVDPSRAVRVGAQHPDRCAVLTVTPLMRELTLRLEVILADEADEARRLRFCDVVIDELDRLDEAPLSLPGGRDPRLVRLTRHLGEHPEERRPLAELASFVGASTRTLERLFAEETGLTYRRWRARLRLLAAIERLERGDSATDVALSLGYSSPSAFTASFREEFGKTPSTFLRG, encoded by the coding sequence ATGCCAAACAATGTCGCCGAAACGCCATTCTTCGACCCCTCGCCGGTCTCTTACATCATCGATCCAAGCTGGCCACTGCTGATCCGCAGCCAAACGCTGGTCGCCAACCGCATCGTACGGCCGCATACCCATCCCCGTGGCCAATATGCCTGGGCAAGGAAGGGCGTGCTACGCATCGTCAGCGATCACTCGGTCTGGATCGTTCCTCCGACACATGCCGTCTGGATCCCCGGCGGTACGCGCCATCAGGTGGCGAGCGAGACGCGAGCCGAGGTGCGGCATGTCTTCGTCGATCCCTCACGCGCCGTGCGGGTCGGAGCCCAGCATCCCGACCGCTGCGCCGTCCTGACCGTGACGCCCTTGATGCGCGAACTCACACTCCGACTGGAAGTCATACTCGCCGATGAGGCCGACGAAGCACGCCGCCTTCGCTTCTGTGACGTAGTGATCGATGAACTGGATCGGCTCGACGAGGCCCCGCTGAGCCTGCCCGGCGGTCGCGACCCACGGCTCGTCCGCCTTACACGCCACCTTGGCGAACATCCCGAAGAACGCCGGCCGCTCGCCGAACTCGCCAGCTTCGTCGGCGCCAGCACACGCACGCTGGAGCGGTTGTTCGCCGAGGAAACCGGCCTCACCTACCGTCGCTGGCGGGCCCGATTGCGTCTGCTCGCCGCCATTGAACGGTTGGAGCGGGGTGACAGCGCCACTGACGTGGCGCTATCGCTCGGTTACTCGTCGCCAAGCGCTTTCACGGCGAGCTTTCGCGAGGAGTTTGGGAAAACGCCAAGTACCTTTCTGCGCGGGTGA
- a CDS encoding PQQ-dependent sugar dehydrogenase, whose translation MPATLRGILLATATVASLTAMPATAAPENAGPNKATTKVPFQTQTVARFDLPWAIAMIDADRLIVTTKPGKMFLVDHSGRDPVEISGVPKVEHAGQNGLLDVALAPDFAQSRRIYFTYVEPGEGGSSLALARATLAEQSGGGRLDGLEVIWRQMPKGKGGQPGGILAFAPDGKSLFLTSGDRMRPETAQNPDLALGKVLHLTLNGKPAPGNPEAAAGGVRAETWTTGHRNPYGLAFAPDGRLWLDEMGPKGGDELNLIEPGVNYGWPEVSYGDNYNGTPIPKPPTRPEFREPALYWNPVIAPAGLAFYKGDLFPAWKGSALIGGLKTQSLSRVTIHGNSAHEDERFAMEGRIRDVAVAPDGAVWVIEDASPGRLFRLSPR comes from the coding sequence ATGCCCGCCACCCTCCGAGGGATTCTGCTCGCTACGGCAACCGTCGCCAGCCTGACGGCAATGCCAGCGACCGCTGCGCCGGAAAACGCCGGACCCAACAAGGCGACGACAAAGGTCCCCTTCCAGACCCAGACGGTGGCGCGCTTCGACTTACCGTGGGCGATTGCCATGATCGACGCCGACCGGCTGATCGTCACCACCAAGCCGGGCAAAATGTTCCTGGTCGATCACAGCGGGCGCGACCCGGTTGAGATTTCCGGCGTGCCGAAGGTTGAGCATGCCGGCCAGAACGGCTTGCTCGACGTGGCGCTTGCGCCGGATTTCGCCCAGAGCCGCCGCATCTACTTCACCTATGTCGAGCCCGGCGAGGGCGGCAGTTCATTGGCGCTCGCCCGCGCGACGCTGGCCGAACAGAGCGGTGGGGGGCGGCTCGATGGCCTCGAAGTGATCTGGAGGCAGATGCCGAAAGGCAAGGGCGGTCAGCCGGGCGGCATCCTCGCCTTTGCGCCGGATGGCAAGTCGCTGTTTTTGACCTCCGGTGACCGCATGCGGCCGGAGACGGCCCAGAATCCGGATCTTGCGCTCGGCAAGGTGCTGCACCTGACACTCAATGGAAAGCCGGCGCCCGGCAATCCGGAAGCTGCCGCAGGGGGCGTTCGTGCCGAGACGTGGACCACCGGCCATCGCAATCCCTACGGCTTGGCGTTTGCGCCCGATGGTCGTCTCTGGCTGGACGAGATGGGCCCGAAGGGGGGAGACGAACTCAATCTGATCGAGCCGGGCGTCAATTATGGCTGGCCGGAAGTGTCCTACGGCGACAACTACAATGGCACGCCGATCCCCAAGCCGCCGACCCGACCGGAATTCCGCGAACCGGCTCTTTATTGGAATCCGGTGATCGCGCCAGCAGGCCTCGCCTTCTATAAGGGCGATCTTTTCCCCGCCTGGAAGGGATCGGCGCTGATCGGCGGGCTCAAGACCCAATCGCTGTCGCGCGTCACCATCCATGGCAACAGCGCCCACGAAGATGAGCGCTTCGCCATGGAAGGGCGTATCCGCGACGTGGCGGTAGCGCCCGACGGGGCCGTGTGGGTGATTGAAGATGCGAGCCCGGGACGACTGTTCCGGCTCAGCCCGCGTTGA
- a CDS encoding GNAT family N-acetyltransferase, which translates to MDLLVKLYDVEPDTDLNRRLKENGVVIRRALAPELDTIRAWIAPRFSAGWVSEAQVAFSRDPNACLVAVKDGKLLGFACYDAIALGFFGPTGVDEAARGLGIGKALLLRTLLAMRERGYGYAAIGWAGPVDFYARAVGAIPIPDSDGSVYTGLLNPLANGRDG; encoded by the coding sequence GTGGATCTTCTGGTGAAACTCTATGACGTCGAGCCCGACACCGATCTCAATCGCCGGCTGAAGGAAAACGGCGTTGTCATCCGGCGCGCGCTGGCGCCCGAACTCGACACCATCCGAGCCTGGATCGCTCCCCGTTTCAGTGCCGGCTGGGTGAGCGAGGCGCAGGTCGCCTTTTCCCGCGATCCCAATGCCTGCCTGGTCGCCGTCAAGGACGGGAAGCTCCTGGGCTTTGCCTGCTACGACGCCATCGCCCTCGGCTTCTTCGGTCCGACCGGCGTCGACGAGGCGGCACGCGGCCTCGGCATCGGCAAAGCACTCTTGCTCAGAACGCTTCTCGCCATGCGCGAACGCGGCTACGGTTACGCGGCCATCGGTTGGGCCGGACCGGTGGATTTCTATGCCCGTGCCGTTGGCGCCATCCCAATCCCCGACTCCGATGGCAGCGTCTACACCGGCCTGCTCAACCCGCTGGCGAATGGACGGGACGGTTGA
- a CDS encoding SLC13 family permease — translation MFTLSQLTPRHFILAVVVLIALTVAIASPAALGPSGGITLAIVLVTLGLWATALVPGYFASLLLFTSVLIAGLQPAPLVFSGFASAAVWLIISGFVIGAAVSATGLDGRLAAVIAPLLTRTYPRLIGGLMLASMILGFLMPSSVGRAVVMVPIGMALADRCGFGKGSNGRIGIAAILAIGCNMPSFAILPANIPNMVLAGSAETILGIHFTYTGYLLLHYPVLGIVKSIVTVALVIALFPAKVGEPIGTTAAATATARAGQGKVIGILVLTLVFWMTDSLHGINSAWVGLAAAVLLLAPRFGVVSPQAFRQSVDFGLLLFVAGALALGAVVNASGLGGKLGAFLTSVLPLAPGHDAANFFSLTFLSFVTGMFTTVPSAPAVLTPMTSDLATLTGYGAMTVLMTQVVGFSTVLFPYQVGPLVVAMQLSGEKLDHLVKVTVPLALITLVALVPLDFLWWKALGWL, via the coding sequence ATGTTCACGCTCAGCCAATTGACGCCTCGTCATTTCATATTGGCTGTGGTGGTTCTGATAGCTTTGACCGTCGCCATAGCCTCACCAGCCGCTCTCGGTCCATCGGGAGGCATTACGCTCGCTATCGTCCTCGTGACGCTCGGGCTTTGGGCGACGGCGCTGGTGCCGGGTTATTTCGCGAGCTTGCTGCTCTTTACTTCGGTATTGATTGCCGGGTTGCAGCCGGCGCCTCTGGTATTCTCCGGCTTCGCTTCGGCTGCGGTATGGCTGATCATCTCCGGCTTTGTGATTGGCGCCGCCGTGAGCGCCACGGGTCTGGATGGCCGCCTTGCCGCGGTCATCGCACCGCTCCTTACCCGAACCTATCCGCGTCTCATCGGTGGCCTAATGCTCGCCTCGATGATCCTCGGCTTCCTGATGCCGTCTTCGGTGGGGCGAGCCGTGGTGATGGTACCGATCGGTATGGCGCTCGCCGATCGCTGTGGTTTCGGCAAAGGCTCCAACGGGCGCATCGGCATTGCAGCGATCCTGGCCATCGGCTGCAACATGCCGAGCTTTGCCATTCTGCCGGCGAACATTCCGAACATGGTTCTGGCCGGCTCGGCCGAAACGATCCTCGGCATTCATTTCACCTATACCGGCTATCTCCTGCTGCACTATCCCGTGCTGGGCATCGTGAAGTCCATCGTCACCGTGGCACTGGTGATCGCCCTGTTTCCTGCCAAAGTTGGCGAGCCTATCGGGACGACGGCGGCCGCAACCGCAACCGCGCGCGCGGGGCAGGGCAAGGTGATCGGCATCCTGGTCCTGACGCTTGTCTTCTGGATGACCGACAGCCTGCACGGCATCAATTCAGCTTGGGTTGGTCTAGCCGCCGCCGTATTGCTGTTGGCTCCGCGCTTTGGTGTGGTGAGTCCCCAAGCCTTCCGGCAGTCGGTCGATTTCGGTCTACTGTTGTTCGTTGCCGGCGCGCTGGCGCTCGGCGCCGTGGTCAACGCCTCCGGTCTTGGTGGCAAGCTCGGCGCGTTTCTGACCTCCGTGCTGCCGCTGGCACCGGGGCATGACGCCGCCAACTTCTTCTCACTGACATTCCTGTCTTTCGTGACCGGCATGTTCACGACGGTGCCGAGCGCGCCGGCGGTGCTGACGCCAATGACCAGCGATCTTGCAACCCTCACCGGCTATGGGGCCATGACCGTGTTGATGACGCAGGTGGTCGGCTTCTCGACCGTGCTGTTTCCTTATCAGGTGGGGCCGCTCGTCGTGGCGATGCAGCTTTCCGGTGAAAAACTCGATCATCTCGTCAAGGTGACCGTGCCTTTGGCGCTGATCACGCTCGTCGCGCTGGTGCCGCTCGACTTCCTTTGGTGGAAGGCGCTGGGCTGGCTGTAA
- a CDS encoding DUF5107 domain-containing protein, whose protein sequence is MKQVELPRAPAALTGPVKAWSEPLVLPTYEPAPADRNPMFLEKRVFQGSSGRVYPLPFFDRISSELRDKTWTALHIENEYLRVTVLPELGGRIYAVVDKINGYDLVYRNRAIKPALVGLAGPWLSGGIEFNWPQHHRPSTYMPTSWEIVEEADGSRIIWLSEHEPMNRMKGMHGVRLGPGKACLELAVRLHNRTELTQSFLWWANVATEVHEDYQSFFPEDVHFIADHAKRATSAFPGCEGHYYGVDYAGRAKAGVPSEETPAQFVPKRGYAPNDLRWYANIPVPTSYMCLGSRDDFFGGYDHAVDAGIVHVANHHISPGKKQWTWGNHDFGYAWDRNLTEPDENGIYWPYIEIMAGVYTDNQPDFSFLAPGETKTFSQYWYPIREIGAAATATLKAAIGLKREGAKLTVGVQATEAVAGARVIISAGDRTLTDTLADLDPAKPLLLAIDLTGDIGPDDVRIVVKKGDAVLVERQPTDRGEVIVPPPATEPPPPEEIDSADELWMTGVHLDQYRHATRPADIYWREAIRRDPGDSRCNTALGVWHLRRGEFAAAEACFRKAIERLTRRNPNPPTGEAHYHLGIALRYLGRQDAAYDALYKATWNAAWRGPAHLALAEIDGTRGALEEALAHIDEALRHDIENSVARNLKAALLIKLERTAEADALLAEALARDPLDARARVLKGLPLHGDDQLHLDVAIETARGGFVADALALLDARIAAVGAATSPLLHYHAAALASRLCLPAVRHLTAAAKASPDYCFPARLEDIAVLEAAIAANPADGRAPCYLGNLLYDRRRHAEAIAMWEKSVAVDPSWSIPWRNLGIGSFNIEGASDKAVAAYDKALAANPRDARLLFERDQLWKRIGRSPAERLTELETRLDLVATRDDLSVELSALYNQLGQPEKSAPLIAGRAFQPWEGGEGLALDQWVRSHLSLGRRALSAGRPDEAVAKFESALNPPQSLGEARHLLANQSDVHYWLGKALAAAGRDTEAKRWLTLAAEFAGDFLGMEVRAHSEKTFFSALSLTALGRKAEAEKLLRDLRAYAEETMASPAKIDYFATSLPTMLLFDDDLQLRRRVSAHVMLAEAAIGLGDTTTGREHLQTVLKLDPNHALAADLLGDLPNR, encoded by the coding sequence ATGAAACAAGTCGAACTCCCTAGAGCGCCAGCGGCGCTCACCGGGCCGGTCAAGGCGTGGTCCGAGCCCCTCGTCCTGCCAACCTATGAGCCGGCCCCGGCCGACCGCAATCCGATGTTTCTTGAGAAGCGCGTCTTCCAGGGGTCGAGCGGCCGCGTCTACCCGCTCCCTTTCTTCGACCGCATCAGTTCGGAGCTGCGCGACAAGACCTGGACGGCGCTTCATATCGAAAACGAGTACCTGCGCGTCACCGTGCTGCCGGAACTCGGCGGCCGCATCTATGCCGTCGTCGATAAGATCAACGGCTACGACCTCGTCTATCGCAACCGCGCCATCAAGCCGGCGCTGGTCGGCCTCGCCGGTCCCTGGCTGTCGGGCGGCATAGAGTTCAACTGGCCGCAGCACCACCGCCCCAGCACCTATATGCCCACGTCATGGGAAATCGTCGAAGAAGCCGACGGTTCGCGCATCATCTGGCTCAGCGAGCATGAGCCGATGAACCGCATGAAGGGCATGCACGGCGTGCGTCTCGGCCCTGGCAAGGCGTGTCTGGAGCTGGCTGTGCGCCTGCACAACCGCACGGAGCTGACCCAAAGCTTTCTCTGGTGGGCCAACGTCGCCACCGAGGTCCACGAGGATTACCAGAGCTTCTTCCCCGAGGACGTCCACTTCATCGCCGACCATGCCAAGCGCGCCACCTCGGCCTTTCCCGGCTGCGAGGGACACTATTATGGCGTCGACTATGCCGGCCGCGCCAAGGCAGGCGTGCCGTCCGAGGAGACGCCGGCGCAGTTCGTGCCGAAGCGTGGCTATGCGCCCAATGATCTGCGCTGGTACGCCAACATTCCCGTGCCGACCAGCTATATGTGCCTCGGTTCGCGTGACGATTTCTTCGGCGGCTACGACCACGCCGTCGATGCGGGAATCGTCCATGTCGCCAACCACCATATCTCACCCGGCAAGAAGCAGTGGACCTGGGGCAACCATGACTTCGGCTATGCCTGGGACCGGAACCTGACCGAACCGGACGAGAACGGCATCTATTGGCCCTACATCGAGATCATGGCCGGCGTCTACACCGACAACCAGCCCGACTTCTCTTTCCTCGCTCCTGGCGAGACCAAGACCTTTTCGCAATATTGGTACCCCATCCGTGAGATCGGCGCCGCCGCGACCGCGACCCTCAAGGCGGCCATCGGCCTGAAGCGCGAGGGCGCCAAGCTGACGGTCGGCGTGCAGGCAACCGAGGCCGTTGCCGGCGCCCGCGTGATCATCTCTGCTGGTGACCGGACACTGACCGACACGTTAGCGGACCTCGATCCGGCCAAGCCGCTTCTCCTCGCCATCGACCTCACCGGAGACATCGGTCCAGATGACGTCCGCATCGTTGTCAAAAAGGGCGACGCCGTACTGGTCGAGCGCCAGCCGACCGACCGAGGTGAGGTGATCGTGCCACCGCCAGCGACCGAACCACCGCCGCCCGAGGAGATCGACAGCGCCGACGAGCTCTGGATGACCGGTGTTCATCTCGACCAGTACCGCCACGCCACACGCCCGGCCGACATCTACTGGCGCGAAGCGATCCGTCGCGACCCCGGCGATAGCAGATGCAACACCGCCCTTGGCGTCTGGCATCTTCGACGCGGCGAGTTCGCAGCGGCGGAAGCCTGCTTCCGCAAGGCGATCGAGCGACTGACGCGCCGCAATCCCAACCCGCCGACCGGTGAAGCGCATTACCACCTCGGCATCGCCCTGCGCTATCTCGGCCGGCAGGATGCCGCCTATGACGCGCTCTACAAGGCAACCTGGAACGCCGCTTGGCGTGGACCGGCACATTTGGCGCTGGCTGAAATCGACGGCACGCGCGGCGCCCTCGAAGAGGCCCTTGCCCATATCGATGAGGCGCTGCGCCACGACATCGAGAATTCCGTCGCCCGAAATCTCAAGGCAGCGCTGTTGATCAAACTCGAGAGAACGGCTGAAGCAGATGCCTTGCTTGCCGAAGCGCTTGCCCGTGACCCGCTCGACGCTCGCGCCCGCGTGCTAAAGGGCCTTCCCCTTCACGGCGACGACCAGCTCCACCTCGACGTCGCCATCGAGACGGCACGGGGCGGATTCGTTGCCGACGCCCTCGCTCTCCTTGATGCCCGCATCGCCGCCGTTGGCGCCGCGACCTCGCCACTGCTCCACTATCACGCCGCGGCTTTGGCTTCCCGACTCTGCCTACCGGCCGTCCGGCATCTCACAGCCGCCGCCAAGGCATCGCCTGACTATTGCTTCCCCGCTCGACTCGAGGACATCGCCGTGCTGGAAGCGGCGATCGCCGCCAATCCCGCCGACGGCCGCGCGCCCTGCTACCTCGGCAACCTCCTTTACGATCGTCGTCGCCATGCCGAGGCGATCGCCATGTGGGAAAAATCGGTTGCCGTCGATCCCTCATGGTCAATCCCCTGGCGCAACCTTGGCATCGGTTCCTTCAACATCGAAGGGGCGTCGGACAAGGCGGTCGCCGCCTATGACAAGGCGCTCGCCGCAAACCCGCGCGACGCGCGCCTCCTGTTCGAGCGCGATCAGCTCTGGAAGCGCATCGGCCGCTCACCGGCCGAGCGGCTCACAGAACTGGAAACCAGGCTTGACCTCGTCGCGACCCGTGATGACCTCAGCGTTGAACTTTCCGCTCTTTACAATCAGCTCGGCCAACCGGAAAAGTCGGCACCCCTGATCGCCGGCCGCGCCTTCCAGCCCTGGGAGGGTGGAGAAGGACTCGCCCTCGACCAGTGGGTGCGCAGCCACCTCAGCCTCGGCCGTCGCGCGCTGTCCGCCGGCCGGCCAGACGAGGCGGTGGCCAAGTTCGAATCCGCTCTCAACCCGCCGCAGTCCCTCGGCGAAGCGCGCCATCTCCTCGCCAACCAGAGCGACGTGCATTATTGGCTCGGCAAGGCGCTTGCCGCTGCCGGCCGCGACACCGAAGCAAAGCGCTGGCTGACGCTGGCCGCCGAATTCGCCGGCGACTTCCTCGGCATGGAAGTGCGGGCCCACTCGGAAAAAACATTCTTCTCGGCCCTGTCGCTCACTGCTCTCGGTCGCAAGGCGGAAGCTGAGAAGCTGCTCAGGGATCTCCGCGCCTATGCCGAGGAGACGATGGCAAGCCCGGCGAAGATCGACTATTTCGCCACCTCGCTGCCGACCATGTTGCTGTTCGACGACGACCTGCAGCTGCGTCGTCGCGTCTCTGCCCACGTCATGCTCGCCGAAGCGGCCATCGGCCTCGGCGACACCACAACCGGCCGCGAGCATCTTCAGACAGTCCTGAAGCTGGACCCCAACCACGCGCTCGCCGCCGACCTCCTCGGCGATCTTCCCAATCGCTGA
- a CDS encoding helix-turn-helix domain-containing protein, translating to MTEDGEQRIKEGFPGQRSIVLPRPVVSGWLEGRPLIELLPSDVGHYPRAQWHFVERPEGISQSVLIYCTDGGGWARVGDTSLRIRPGQALVAPAGAPHAYGADPDDPWTIYWVHLDGAKVALLPELLELDPDDPLLHPGRDPAIPTLFEKMLSILGRGYTPDNLLSASMALGQLVTHLVVLRHRSPNRDDNLDQRIRRVIDVMQGNLGRALKVDELAREANLSSSHLAAVFKKRTGFTVLDFFIRLKIQRACFLLDTTDQSVKAIAADLGFDDPLYFSRCFRRVHDSSPTQYRALRKG from the coding sequence ATGACCGAAGATGGCGAACAGCGGATCAAGGAGGGTTTTCCGGGGCAGCGATCCATCGTACTGCCGCGACCGGTGGTGTCCGGCTGGCTGGAAGGTCGGCCGCTGATCGAACTGTTGCCGAGCGACGTCGGTCACTATCCACGGGCCCAATGGCACTTTGTCGAGCGGCCGGAGGGCATTTCTCAGTCGGTTTTGATCTATTGCACTGACGGTGGTGGCTGGGCACGGGTGGGCGATACCAGCCTGCGCATTCGCCCCGGCCAAGCGTTGGTGGCACCGGCTGGCGCGCCGCACGCCTATGGCGCCGATCCCGACGATCCATGGACGATCTACTGGGTTCACCTTGACGGCGCCAAGGTGGCGCTGCTGCCGGAACTGCTCGAGCTCGATCCGGATGATCCGCTGCTCCACCCGGGGCGTGATCCGGCCATCCCGACGCTGTTCGAAAAGATGCTGTCGATCCTCGGTCGCGGCTACACGCCGGACAATCTCCTGTCGGCTTCGATGGCACTCGGCCAGCTCGTGACCCATCTCGTGGTGCTGCGCCATCGCTCGCCCAACCGAGACGACAATCTCGATCAGCGTATCCGCCGGGTGATCGACGTGATGCAGGGCAATCTCGGTCGGGCGCTGAAGGTCGACGAGTTGGCGCGTGAAGCCAATCTATCCTCGTCGCATCTGGCGGCGGTGTTCAAGAAGCGCACCGGCTTCACAGTGCTCGACTTTTTCATTCGTCTGAAAATCCAGCGAGCGTGCTTTCTGCTCGACACGACCGACCAGTCGGTGAAGGCGATCGCGGCCGATCTCGGCTTTGACGATCCCTTGTACTTCTCGCGCTGCTTCCGGCGCGTGCATGACAGTTCGCCGACGCAATATCGGGCGCTGCGCAAGGGCTGA